The sequence CTGCACCACAACGCCGTCGTGGTGCAGGTCCGGCCCACCGCCGACGCGCTCTGGCCCTCACCGTACGAGCCCTGGTCGGAATACCTGACCGGGGTACGCGGCCAGGACCCGGGCTGGGACCCGCTGGCCTTCCTGGTCGACGAGTCGCACAAGCGGAACCTGGAGTTCCACGCCTGGTTCAACCCGTACCGCGTCTCCATGCCGGCCCCCGGCGGCGCCGGCGCCGACCTCGCCCAACTCGCCCCCGGCCACCCGGCGCAGCAGCACCCCGACTGGACCTTCGCCTACCCACCGGCCGGCGTGGCCGGCAGCCGGCTCTACTACAACCCCGGCATTCCGGAGGTCCGCGAGTTCGTCCAGACCGCCATGATGGACGCCGTCAAGCGGTACGACATCGACGGCGTCCACTTCGACGACTACTTCTACCCCTACCCCAGCGGCACCTACCAGGTGCCGGACGACACGACCTTCGCCGCCCACAACCGGGGCTTCACCGACCGGGCCGACTGGCGGCGGGACAACATCAACCTGCTGATCCAGGAGATGAACGGCAAGATCAAGGCGGCGAAGCCGTGGGTGAAGTTCGGCGTCAGCCCGTTCGGCATCTGGCGCAACAAGACCGCCGACCCGCTCGGTTCGGACACCACCGGCAGCCAGTCGTACGACATCATCTCCGCCGACACCCGCAAGTGGATCAAGCAGGAGTGGATCGACTACGTGGTGCCGCAGCTCTACTGGTACATCGGCCAGTACCCGGCCGCCGACTACGCGCGCCTGGTGCCGTGGTGGGCCGAGACGGTGCGCGGCACCCGCGTCCAGCTCTACATCGGCCAGGCCGACTACAAGAGCGGCGACCCGGCGTACGGGCCGTACTGGCAGAACCCGCGTGAGCTGTCCGACCACCTGACGCTCAACCGGTCGTACCCGGAGGTGCAGGGCAACGTGCACTTCTCCGCGGTGCAGGTGCGGGCCAACCGGCTCGGCGCCACCGACATCTACGCTGCCGAGCACTACTCCCGCCCGGCGCTGGTGCCGGCCATGCCCCACCTGCCGGCCCGGCCGCTGCTCTTCCCGGTGGTCAGCAAGGCGACCCGGCAGGCCGACGGGGTCCGGCTCACCTGGCGGCAGCCCGCCGACGGCGTCGGCCCGCTCGGCACCGCCACCTCGTACGCGATCTACCGCTTCGACGGCACCACGCTGCCCGGCCGGTGCGCCACGGCCGACGCCGCGCACCTGGTCGACACCGTCCGGGCGACTCCCGGTGGCACCCAGTCCTGGGTGGACACCTCGGCGGAGCCCGGTCGGCGCTACACCTACCAACTGACCGCGCTCGACCGTTCGGCCAACGAGAGCCCCGCGAGCCCGCCGGCATTCGTCAGGCACTGACCCGCTTCCCTGAATGCCCCGGACGCCTCGCGCGTCCGGGGCATTCGTCTGTTTCAACGTATGTCACCAATAGTTGGCGACGCGCATACCGCCTAGTTGATCAGCTGATCGACACTCATCGACATCCGGTAACCCGCCGGTAACTTCCGTCCCACCCGCTCACCCGCGGAGGTAACCCGTGCCCCGACGTCTCGCCACCCTGCTCGCCTCGGGCGCGTTAGCGCTGCTCGCCACCCTCACCATCGCCTCCCCCGCCGCCGCCGTCACCACCGCCCAACGGCTCTCCGTGCTGTCCAGTTGGACCCAGACCAGCGCGTCCAGCTACAACTCGTGGAACAGCGCCCGGATCAACCGGGCCCCGTGGGCCGAGTACAACTTCAACTGGTCCACCGACTACTGCTCGTCCAGCCCGGACAACCCGCTCGGCTTCACCTTCAACCTGGGCTGCTACCGGCACGACTTCGGCTACCGCAACTACAAGGCGGTCGGCCAGTTCTCCGCCAACAAGTCCCGCCTCGACAGCGCCTTTTACGAGGACCTGAAGCGCGTCTGCACCACGTACAACTCGGTCGTCCGGCCGGCCTGCTACAGCCTGGCCTGGACCTACTACCAGGCGGTCAGCATCTTCGGTTCGGTAGCGGCCGTCCAGCAGGCCGACATCGACCGCGCCGCCCGAATGAAGGCCGAAGCCGAAGCCAACGCAGCAACCCGCTAAACCCCTCACCCACCCACCCCCGACCCACCCCACCCCCCTTGCCAAACCCCGGTGATCATGGAGTTAGCGGCGGTCCGCTCGGCGTGTCGCACCCGCTAACCCCATGATCAACCGTGCAAGAGGGGTGGGTGGGGTCAGGCGCGTTCGGTTCGGGTGGCTGGGTGACGGTCGGGGTCGGCGGGACGGCGCGGGGTCGGTTGGGACAGGCCGGTGCTGAAGCGGGTCGAGTCCGCCGCCAGGTCCGGGTGTTCCACGTCGAGTGCCAGCGCCGCGGCCTCGTCCAGCCCCAGCTCGGCACCCTCGCCGTACGCGTCGTCGAAGGCAGCGTCGCCCAGCACCGCGCGCAACTCCACCTGCTGCTCGGCCCAGTAACCGCCGAAGATGCCGGGGGTGGCACGCATGCTCGCCCTGGTGGCCTGCGCGGCCCCGAACAGGCGGGCGGCCGTCAACCGCTCCCCGCCGATCATGCAGCGCACCGCGACCGCGTTCAAGGTGTCGCACGCCCGGCCGTGGTAGCCGTGACCCATCCGGGAACGCAGCGCCACCAGCAGATGCTCGTGCGCGGCGATCACGTCGCCCCGCGCCAACGCGACCATGCCGAGCAGCATGTCCACCGAACGCCGGCCCCGCTCCACGGGCCGGGCCGCCTCCACCGGACGTACCGCGCCCAGCAGTTCCGCCGCCTCCTCCAGGGCACCCCGCCGCCAGAGCAGCTCGGCCAGGCTGAACACCGCGAACAGCGCCTCGCCGACCACGTCCTGCCCGTGCGCCCAGTCGATGACCTCCCGGCACACCCGCTCGGCCTCGACGAACTGCCCCATGTCCACAAGCGGCGCTGCCCGGCCGGCGAGTACCCGGGCCAACAACCCGGCGTCGCCGGCCTGCCGGGCCGCCGCCTCCGCCCGCTGGGAGTAGCGCAGCTCCTCGGCGAACTCGCCGTCGGCGCTGGCATGCAGTGAATGCATGTGGTACGCCGCCGCCAGCTCCGCCTCCGGGATCCGCTCCCCCGTCTCGGCGATCCGCCCGTACAGCCGGAACAGCCACAGCCGGCCCTCCCGGGCCAGGCCCCGCTCCAGCCACCACTGGTCCAGCCCACCCGCCAGACCGAGACCGGCACGGGCGCTGCCGCCGGTGGCGCACCAGCGCAGCGCGGCGCGCAGCTCCCCGGCCAGTGGGTCGAGGGCATACAACGACAGCGTCACCGGCCGGCCGTCCTGGCCCAGGTGGGCCCGGTCCAACGCGTGCGCCGACCAGGCCACGTGCCGGTCCCGAGCGGCCTGCTCCTCACCCGCCTCGGCCAACCGCCGCGCCGCGTACGCCCGGATGGGGTCGAGCATCCGGTAGGTGCTGCCGGCGGCGCGCGGCTCGGCCAACACCATCGACTTGTCCACCAGGACCGAGAGCGGGTCCAGCGGGTCGTCACCCAGCAGCCACTCCACCGTCGCCAGATCCACCGGCCCGGCGAAGACCGCCAGCCACCGCAGCAGACGGGCCGCCCGGGGCCCCAGCGTCCGGTACGACCAGGTGACGGTGGCCTGCATGGTCATGTGCCGCTCGGTGGCCGAACGCTGCACCGCCCGACTCGCCGGGGTGGGCGGCGACGCACCGGCCGCCGCCGCTACCAGGTCCACGGTGTCCTGCTGGTTGCCGGACCAGCCCCGCTCCACCGGCGGCGGATCCGGGTCCTCCCGGCCGGCGTCCAGGGTGCCGAGGACATCGTCCAGCCGCTCGGCGAGCTGGCCGACGGAGAGCACCCGCAGCCGGGCGGCGGCCAACTCGATGGCGAGCGGCAGACCGTCCAGCCGCTGCACGACCCGACGCAGGTCGGCGGACTCCTCCGGGTCCGGTTGCCGACCACCGCGCGCCGCCGCCGTGCGATCCAGCAGCAGCGCCACGGCGTCGCTCTCCGCACCGTCCGCCCTCGGGTCGACCGAGAGCGGCGGAATCCGCCACACCACCTCGCCGGGCAGGCTGAACGACTCACGACTGGTCGCCAGCACCCGTACGCCGCCCCCGCCGGACAGCAGACGCGCGATCACCTCGGCGCAGGCTGCCGGTTGGGTGTCGCAGGTGTCCAGTACGACAAGCATCCGGCGGCCGGCCGCGTACTCGACGAGGGTGTCCAGCATCGGCCGGCCGGGCTCGGGGCGCAGGCCGAGCACGGCGGCGATGGCGAACGCCACCAGCCCCGGGTCGGTCACCGAGGCGATGTCGACGAACCAGACCCCGTCCGGGTACGCCTCGACAACTCCGCTGGCCAACTCCACCGCGAGTCGGGTCTTGCCCGCGCCGCCGGCGCCCAGCACGGTGACCAGGCGGTGCTGTCGCACCAGCAGACCCAACTCGATGCGCTCGGCCTGACGGCCGACGAACGAGGTCACCTGGGTCGGCAGGTTGTGCGCCACCGCGTCGGCGGTGCGGGGCCGGGGGAACTGCCGCTCCAGACCCGGGGCGACCAGTTGGAACAGTCGTTCACGGTCGTCGAAACCGCGCAGGCGGTGCAGGCCCAGGTCGAGCAGGGTGGCGCCCGGCGGCATCGGCTCGGCCCGACGGGCGGTGGACGCCGTACAGAGCACCTGCCCGCCGTGCGCGGCAGCGGCCACCCGGGCGGCCCGGTGCACCTCGGCGCTGGCGTACTCGCCGTCGCGTGGCTCGGCATAGCCGGTGTGCAGGCCCATCCGCACCCGGGGCGCGGCTTCGGGGGTGGGCCAGTCGTGGCTGGACAGTGCCCGCTGAGCGGTCAGGCACGCCGTCATCGCCGCTGTCGCTTCCTCGAAGGCCAGGAAGAACGAGTCGCCCTCGGTCAGCAGCTCCGCGCCGCCCGTGCTGGCCAGCGTGCGGCGCAGCAGCCGGCGATGCTCGGCGAGCACCGGCCGGTAGTCCGGGCCGAGCAGCTGGGCCAGCCGGGTCGAGCCCTCGATATCGGTGAACACGAAGGTCACCCAACCGCTCGGGAGCTGGATCCGTGGCGACATGCGAGGAACCTCCGCCCGTGACGTCGGGTTCATGCTGCCTGAGTCCGGACGATCACACATCGTGAGAACGGCCGGGCAATAGCCGCCTCAACGTGCCACTCGGACCCGCTCCCGGCAAGGGCGGCCCACCAGTCGTCGACGAATTGGCCCGATCAGCAGCCGCAGGCACCGCCGCAGCAGCCACCGCCGGCCGGTGCCGGGGCGCCACCACCCCGGCCGGTGACCGCGACCGCGGAAAGAAGCTTGACCGTGTCGGCGTGTCCCTGTGGGCAACTGGCCGGCTCACCGGCCGCTGCCATCGAACGGTTGACCTCGAAAGTGTCTCCGCAGGCGCGGCAGCGGAACTCGTACCGGGGCATGCCACCCAGGGTACGTGGATCTGACGGTTCGCGAAGCATGGGTGATACTCGACAGGTGGTGGACGGCGAGGACGACACGCGTGTGCAACCGTTACGACCGGCCGCGCCGCTGGACGGGCCGCTCGAAGGCTCGGGAGCCGCGCCCGATCCGGGGCGCAAGGTGCCCCGCCCCCGCCGTCCCTGGCTGAGCGGGCGTTCGGCGGAAGCGCCGACCACACCACCGGCCACCGCGCCAACCGCACCACCGGCCACCACACCGGCTCCACCAGCCGCCGAGCCGACCGCGACCGACCTCGCCAGGTCCGAACCGGACGCGAGTGCCACCGGCGCGAAGACCCCGGCCGAGCCCGTCCCGACCGCCCGCCCGGAGGCCAACCCCGAGGCCGAGACCCCCAAGACCGAGACCGCGAACGCCGAGGACCCGAAGGCCGAGGACCCTAAGGCCGAGGACCCTAAGGCCGAGGCGCCCAAGACCGACGCCGCGAAGACCGGTGCCGCGGATCCGGCGAAGACCACTGTGGATGAGGTCCCGGTCGTGCCGGCGTCCGACCCGGCACGTCGGCGGCGGGTGCAGTTCGCACACGCCCTACGTGTGCCGCCACGCCGGGCAGCAGCCACCGCGGCTCGGGCGACCCGGGCCTGGGCCCGCCGGCCGAGCGGTCGGCTGACCCTCCCCGGCGTCTTCCTGCTGGCACTGGTGGCCGCGACCGCCGCGGCGGGAGCGCTGCTCGTACCGGCCGCGATCCGCGCACCGCGCCCGGTCGCTGTCGACGTCTCGGCCACGCCCGGGGTCGCACCGCCGCTGGCGCCGTCCGGCCTGCCCACCGGCCCGCTGCCCACCGGGCCACTGCCGACCGTCCCGCTGCCCAGCGGCGGGTTGCCCGGCAACGGGCTGCCGACCGGGCCGGCGATCGGGGGCCGACCGTCGGACGCCCTGGCCGGCTGGGCGCAGCAGGTCGGCGCCAAGGTCGGTGTCCCGGCGATCGCCATGCAGGCGTACGGCTACGCCGAGCTGGTGCTCGCCCAGACCAACCGCAGCTGCGCGTTGAGCTGGACCACGCTGGCCGCGATCGGGCAGGTCGAATCGGGACACGGCTCGGCCAACGGCGCGCGGTTGGGGCAGGACGGCAAGGCGGTGCCCAACATCATCGGGCTGCCGCTGGACGGGAAGGAAGGTCGGATGCGGATCATCGACACCGACCGTGGCGCGCTCGACGGGGACGCCACCCTCGACCGCGCCATCGGGCCGATGCAGTTCATCCCGACCACCTGGCAGGAGATCGGCGCGGACGCGGACAACGACGGCCGCAAGGACCCGCACGACCTGGACGACGCCGCCCTTGCAGCGGGCAACTACCTCTGCAAGGGCGGCCGAAACCTGAGCATTCCGGGCGACTGGTGGAACGCGATCCTCTCCTACAACGATGTCCGGCGGTACGCCCAGGACGTCTACGACACCGCGAACCGGTACGGACGGGCCAGTCGGTCGTGAAGTGATCGTCTCGATACGTTGGAGAACTGGACACTTCCCCCGGGCCTCTGTTAGCGGCAAGCTAGACGGGTGATGGTGCGCGAGTGGGACCCCAGGACCGCGTCGTCCGCCGAGATCGCGTCGCTGCTGGCCACGCTGAACGCGGTCCTGGCGGCCGATCTGCCGCAGGACCCGCCCTGGCGGGAGACTTCGTTGCGGGAATACCTCGCCGAGGTGATGCCCGGCGAGCGGCGGATCTCCTGGATCGCCCAGGCCGAGCCGACCACCCCGGGTGACCCGGGCGCGGTGCTCGGCCAGGTGCACGTACTCCTTCTGGGTGACATCGGCGTGATCGAGGTGCTGGTGCACCCGTCCGCGCGGCGCACCGGCCTCGGCCGTGACCTGGTGTTGCGTGCCGCGCGCCGGGTCTACCAGGAGGGCTTCCGGTCGATCGGGGTCGAGGTCGTCGGCGACACGCCCGCGATCGGGTTCTACGAGTCGCTCGGCTTCAACCGGGAGTACGTGGAGACGCGCAGCGTGCTCGACCTGACCTCGGTGGACTGGGCCGAGCTGGCCGAGATGGCCACCGGCATCGGGGCGGGCTACCAGTTGGAGTTCTTCCCGGGCGGCCCGCCGGACGACCTGATCGAGGCGTACGCGCGGGCCAAGGCCGAGGTGCGCGACGTCGATGACGGTGAGCTGCGGCCCAGCTCCTACGACCCGGAGCGGCTGCGCGACAGCCTCGACACGCTGCACCGGCGGGGCATGAAGCCGTACATCGTGCTCGCCCGGCACGAGCAGAGCGGCGAGGTGGCCGGCCTGACCGAGGTGGTGGTGCCGGCGCAGCACCCGACCCGTGCCGACCAGTACGACACGATCGTGGCGCAGGATCACCGGGGCTACGGCATCGATCGGGCGATCAAGGCCCGGATGCTGCTGGAGCTGCGCTCCGCCGAGCCGGAGCTGATCGAGGTGCAGACCTGGAACGCGCAGGCCAACGAGGCGATGCTCAAGGTCAACGCGGAGCTGGGCTACCGCCCCGACCGGGACTGGTGCGAATACAGCGTCGACGTCGCTGAGCTGGTGCACCGCCTCGACCCACCGCGCTGAGGAATTCACGAAACTGTCCATTAGGGGATGGACGGTGGACAGTCGCGCACCTTAACGTGCGTTGACCCCCATCCACCCATCGTGGAGGCCCTATGCGCCCGCGCCGCTCAATCGCCGCGCTCGCGACCGCCACCGCCGCCGTGACACTCACGGCGCTCGGCGTCGCACCCACCGCGGCCAGCGCCGCGCCCACCGACCTGTTCATCTCGGAGTATGTCGAGGGTTCGTCGAACAACAAGGCGATCGAGCTGTTCAACGGCACTGGCGCCGCCGTCGACCTGACGGCCGGTGGCTACCAGTTGCAGCTCTACTTCAACGGCGCCACCACGGCCACCACGATCGCCCTGACCGGCAGCGTGGCGGCCGGTGACGCGTTCGTGTTCGCCAGCGCCTCGGCGGGGGCGGCCATCCTCGCCCAGGCCGACCAGACGACCGGGGCGAGCCTCTTCAACGGTGACGACGCGATAGTGCTGCGCCGGGGCACCACGGTGCTCGACTCGATCGGCCAGGTGGGCGTCGACCCGGGCACCGAGTGGGGTGCCGGCGTCACCAGCACCGCGGACAACACACTGCGCCGGTCGCCGAGCGTGGCTGCCGGTGACACCGACCCGGCGGACGCGTTCGACCCCGCGGCGCAGTGGGCCGGCTTCCCCGTCGACACGTTCGACGGGCTGGGCGCGCACGCAGTGGACGGCGGTGGCCCGGTCGACGTGCCGGCCACGCTGACCTGTGGTGGGCCGCTGGTCACCGCCTCCGGCACTGCCGCGAGCCGCGAGGTGACCGCTGCCGACCCCGACGACACGATCGTCGACCTGGCGGTGACCGCGATCAGCCCGACCCCGGCCTCCGGCTCGATCACCCGCACCGCGTTCACCCCGGCCGGCGGGGTGGGCGGCACCGCACGTGCCACGGTCGGCGTGAGCGCCGACCTCGCCGCCGGGGCGTACACGGTCACCCTCACCGCGACCGACGCGGACGGTGGCACCGCCACCTGCGCGCTGGTCGTGCAGGTGACCAGGGAGCTGACCGTCGGCGAGGTGCAGGGTCCGACCACCGACGCCGAGTCCGGTCCGAGCGACAGGTCACCGCTCGCACCGGCGAGCGGCAACGGCACGAGCAGCACGCTGTACGACGTACGCGGCGTGATCACCCAGTTGACCCTGGCCCGTACCTCGGCCGGTGCGGAGCAGCACGGGTTCTTCCTGCAGAGCCGCGTTGGTGACACCGACGGCGACCCGACCAGCTCCGACGGCATCTTCGTGTTCATGGGCACGTTCACCTCGCTGATCGGCGGTTACGTGCCGACGGTGGGCGACGAGGTCGTCCTGCGGGCCCGGGTGTCGGAGTACTACACCTTCACCCAGCTCTCCGGCGCGTCGCTGGTCCGCCGGATCGCCAGCGACCTGGCTGTGGACACCGCGGTGGCGGTGACCGACGCGGTGCCGCCGGCCGTGCTGACTGACGCGCAGCGCTTCTGGGAACGGCACGAGGGCTCCCGGATGCGGGTACGCGCGGGCAGCGGCGCGGTGAGCGGCCGGGACGTCTTCTCCTCCACTGCCGACGCGGAGCTGTGGGTGGTCGACCGCGACGACCCGCTGCTCGACCGCTCCGACCCGTACTCCCGGAGGGTCTTCCGGGATTCACACCCGCTGGACAACGACCCGACCCGCCTCTTCGACGACGGCAACGGCCAGCGGACGCTGCTCGGCAGCATGGGCGTGAAGGCCACCGCCGGGGACAGCGCCACGCTGCTTCCGCCGGCGCACACCTTCGACACGCTGCGGGCGGACGCGGTGGGCGGCGTCTACTACTCGTTCGAGAAGTACGGCGTCCAGGTCGAGCGGGCGGAGTTCGCCGCCGGGGCAGACCCGTCGAAGAACAACCCGCCCAAGCCGGCCGACCGGTCGCAGGAGGTGGCCGTGGCCACCTACAACGTGGAGAACCTGTACGACTACCGCGACGACCCGTTCGACGGCTGCGACTTCGCCGGCAACGCCGGCTGTGCGGGCGTCGACCCGCCGTTCGACTACGTGCCGGGCAGCGAGGCGGAATACCGCGAGCAGTTGGCTGCGCTCGCCGACCAGATCGTGAAGGACCTGCACGCACCGGACCTGATCCTGGTGCAGGAGGCCGAGGACCAGGACATCTGCACGGTCTCCGGGGCGGCGCTGAGCTGCGGCGACACCAACAACGCCGATGGCGCCCCGGACAGCATCCAGGAGTTGGCGCTCACGGTGGCGGCGGCCGGTGGGCCCGCGTACGCCGCTGCCTATGACCGGACCGGCGCGGACGCCCGCGGTATCACCGCCGCCTTCCTGTACCGCACGGATCGGGTGTCGCTGGCGGCCGCGACGGCGAACGACCCGCTGCTGGGTTCGGCACCGACAGTTCAGTACCGGGCTCCGGGGTTGCCGGCCAACGCCGACGTGCAGAACCCGAAGGCCCTGAACGCGGTGTTGCCGGCGGATGTGGACACCTCGACCGGTCGGGACGGGAACAACGTCTTCACCCGTGCTCCGCAGTTGGGCAAGTTCAGCGTGGCCGCCGCACCCGGCTCGACCGAGCGGTTCACCCTGTACGCGCTCAGCAACCACTACTCCTCCGGCCCGGACAGCCGGGTCGGGCAGCGGCGGGAGCAGGCGCGTTACGGCGCGGCGATCGTCACCGCGATCGAGGCGGCCGACCAGACCGCCCGGGTGGTCTACGGCGGTGACCTGAACGTCTTCCCCCGCCCGGACGAT comes from Micromonospora vinacea and encodes:
- a CDS encoding phospholipase is translated as MPRRLATLLASGALALLATLTIASPAAAVTTAQRLSVLSSWTQTSASSYNSWNSARINRAPWAEYNFNWSTDYCSSSPDNPLGFTFNLGCYRHDFGYRNYKAVGQFSANKSRLDSAFYEDLKRVCTTYNSVVRPACYSLAWTYYQAVSIFGSVAAVQQADIDRAARMKAEAEANAATR
- a CDS encoding lytic transglycosylase domain-containing protein — protein: MGDTRQVVDGEDDTRVQPLRPAAPLDGPLEGSGAAPDPGRKVPRPRRPWLSGRSAEAPTTPPATAPTAPPATTPAPPAAEPTATDLARSEPDASATGAKTPAEPVPTARPEANPEAETPKTETANAEDPKAEDPKAEDPKAEAPKTDAAKTGAADPAKTTVDEVPVVPASDPARRRRVQFAHALRVPPRRAAATAARATRAWARRPSGRLTLPGVFLLALVAATAAAGALLVPAAIRAPRPVAVDVSATPGVAPPLAPSGLPTGPLPTGPLPTVPLPSGGLPGNGLPTGPAIGGRPSDALAGWAQQVGAKVGVPAIAMQAYGYAELVLAQTNRSCALSWTTLAAIGQVESGHGSANGARLGQDGKAVPNIIGLPLDGKEGRMRIIDTDRGALDGDATLDRAIGPMQFIPTTWQEIGADADNDGRKDPHDLDDAALAAGNYLCKGGRNLSIPGDWWNAILSYNDVRRYAQDVYDTANRYGRASRS
- a CDS encoding lamin tail domain-containing protein; the protein is MRPRRSIAALATATAAVTLTALGVAPTAASAAPTDLFISEYVEGSSNNKAIELFNGTGAAVDLTAGGYQLQLYFNGATTATTIALTGSVAAGDAFVFASASAGAAILAQADQTTGASLFNGDDAIVLRRGTTVLDSIGQVGVDPGTEWGAGVTSTADNTLRRSPSVAAGDTDPADAFDPAAQWAGFPVDTFDGLGAHAVDGGGPVDVPATLTCGGPLVTASGTAASREVTAADPDDTIVDLAVTAISPTPASGSITRTAFTPAGGVGGTARATVGVSADLAAGAYTVTLTATDADGGTATCALVVQVTRELTVGEVQGPTTDAESGPSDRSPLAPASGNGTSSTLYDVRGVITQLTLARTSAGAEQHGFFLQSRVGDTDGDPTSSDGIFVFMGTFTSLIGGYVPTVGDEVVLRARVSEYYTFTQLSGASLVRRIASDLAVDTAVAVTDAVPPAVLTDAQRFWERHEGSRMRVRAGSGAVSGRDVFSSTADAELWVVDRDDPLLDRSDPYSRRVFRDSHPLDNDPTRLFDDGNGQRTLLGSMGVKATAGDSATLLPPAHTFDTLRADAVGGVYYSFEKYGVQVERAEFAAGADPSKNNPPKPADRSQEVAVATYNVENLYDYRDDPFDGCDFAGNAGCAGVDPPFDYVPGSEAEYREQLAALADQIVKDLHAPDLILVQEAEDQDICTVSGAALSCGDTNNADGAPDSIQELALTVAAAGGPAYAAAYDRTGADARGITAAFLYRTDRVSLAAATANDPLLGSAPTVQYRAPGLPANADVQNPKALNAVLPADVDTSTGRDGNNVFTRAPQLGKFSVAAAPGSTERFTLYALSNHYSSGPDSRVGQRREQARYGAAIVTAIEAADQTARVVYGGDLNVFPRPDDPIATGEQPTPSDQLAPLYEAGLHNLWDNLVADVPASAYSYSFEGHAQTLDHLFVNDAFYGDLVQVRAAHINADWPAEFAGDGSRGSSDHDPQVARFRSRASLTVADATVVEGDQGTRQLTFTATVSRPLSQSVLLCAATVGLTAQAGSDFEPYAGCKVLAAGQTSVAFPVPVRGDRKRESDEKLTLLVAGVPGLRLADPLATGTITNDD
- a CDS encoding FmdB family zinc ribbon protein; translated protein: MPRYEFRCRACGDTFEVNRSMAAAGEPASCPQGHADTVKLLSAVAVTGRGGGAPAPAGGGCCGGACGC
- a CDS encoding GNAT family N-acetyltransferase, giving the protein MVREWDPRTASSAEIASLLATLNAVLAADLPQDPPWRETSLREYLAEVMPGERRISWIAQAEPTTPGDPGAVLGQVHVLLLGDIGVIEVLVHPSARRTGLGRDLVLRAARRVYQEGFRSIGVEVVGDTPAIGFYESLGFNREYVETRSVLDLTSVDWAELAEMATGIGAGYQLEFFPGGPPDDLIEAYARAKAEVRDVDDGELRPSSYDPERLRDSLDTLHRRGMKPYIVLARHEQSGEVAGLTEVVVPAQHPTRADQYDTIVAQDHRGYGIDRAIKARMLLELRSAEPELIEVQTWNAQANEAMLKVNAELGYRPDRDWCEYSVDVAELVHRLDPPR
- a CDS encoding ATP-binding protein — protein: MSPRIQLPSGWVTFVFTDIEGSTRLAQLLGPDYRPVLAEHRRLLRRTLASTGGAELLTEGDSFFLAFEEATAAMTACLTAQRALSSHDWPTPEAAPRVRMGLHTGYAEPRDGEYASAEVHRAARVAAAAHGGQVLCTASTARRAEPMPPGATLLDLGLHRLRGFDDRERLFQLVAPGLERQFPRPRTADAVAHNLPTQVTSFVGRQAERIELGLLVRQHRLVTVLGAGGAGKTRLAVELASGVVEAYPDGVWFVDIASVTDPGLVAFAIAAVLGLRPEPGRPMLDTLVEYAAGRRMLVVLDTCDTQPAACAEVIARLLSGGGGVRVLATSRESFSLPGEVVWRIPPLSVDPRADGAESDAVALLLDRTAAARGGRQPDPEESADLRRVVQRLDGLPLAIELAAARLRVLSVGQLAERLDDVLGTLDAGREDPDPPPVERGWSGNQQDTVDLVAAAAGASPPTPASRAVQRSATERHMTMQATVTWSYRTLGPRAARLLRWLAVFAGPVDLATVEWLLGDDPLDPLSVLVDKSMVLAEPRAAGSTYRMLDPIRAYAARRLAEAGEEQAARDRHVAWSAHALDRAHLGQDGRPVTLSLYALDPLAGELRAALRWCATGGSARAGLGLAGGLDQWWLERGLAREGRLWLFRLYGRIAETGERIPEAELAAAYHMHSLHASADGEFAEELRYSQRAEAAARQAGDAGLLARVLAGRAAPLVDMGQFVEAERVCREVIDWAHGQDVVGEALFAVFSLAELLWRRGALEEAAELLGAVRPVEAARPVERGRRSVDMLLGMVALARGDVIAAHEHLLVALRSRMGHGYHGRACDTLNAVAVRCMIGGERLTAARLFGAAQATRASMRATPGIFGGYWAEQQVELRAVLGDAAFDDAYGEGAELGLDEAAALALDVEHPDLAADSTRFSTGLSQPTPRRPADPDRHPATRTERA
- a CDS encoding glycoside hydrolase family 10 protein, which produces MKATRLGVAGLVAALLGTFVTATPASAAPSAADTTSTATCATDPATPKRQFRAMWISSVVNIDWPSKASQTNPDRIAAQQAEYRQLLDLAGRLHHNAVVVQVRPTADALWPSPYEPWSEYLTGVRGQDPGWDPLAFLVDESHKRNLEFHAWFNPYRVSMPAPGGAGADLAQLAPGHPAQQHPDWTFAYPPAGVAGSRLYYNPGIPEVREFVQTAMMDAVKRYDIDGVHFDDYFYPYPSGTYQVPDDTTFAAHNRGFTDRADWRRDNINLLIQEMNGKIKAAKPWVKFGVSPFGIWRNKTADPLGSDTTGSQSYDIISADTRKWIKQEWIDYVVPQLYWYIGQYPAADYARLVPWWAETVRGTRVQLYIGQADYKSGDPAYGPYWQNPRELSDHLTLNRSYPEVQGNVHFSAVQVRANRLGATDIYAAEHYSRPALVPAMPHLPARPLLFPVVSKATRQADGVRLTWRQPADGVGPLGTATSYAIYRFDGTTLPGRCATADAAHLVDTVRATPGGTQSWVDTSAEPGRRYTYQLTALDRSANESPASPPAFVRH